A single Fibrobacter sp. DNA region contains:
- a CDS encoding glycoside hydrolase family 5 protein — protein sequence MTRKLRERLTLKTGIVSLAVCLLITFSVQAQDLLPTAKSIAAEMGIAWNIGNSLEVPKDPLLWGNPLPSQRLIDSVKAGGFKTIRIPCAWNSHADTVSCVIDPNWLAQVKTVVDYCIKDSLFVILNSHWDGGWLEECVSADKQEEVNRRQNAYWTQIANYFKDYGRHLLFAGTNEPAVQDVYGTPFGADRMAILNSYHQTFINAVRATGGNNASRTLVVQGPRTDIELTNQVMNTMPTDQIEGRLMAEVHFYPYQFALMEKDEDWGKVYYYWGKNNLSTTDTERNTGWCDENFVDSMFNFMKTKFVDKDIPVVIGEFGAVKRMTLTGESLERHILSRRIFYNYVVSAALSRGMIPAAWDTGDKGNLTMTIFDRKTGEIFDLGLLNAIRSAAGLPKLPGDTSLVKVATGDYSMKVLYSADTSFGQVQLTVTKQDMTPYDTIIVRAYVNGETDYDSAGVRKFGWLALSVVTMSDNWTWREGRFGAITMNNWKEYRIPILTDQSLNEDALVPANPSKIDFLALQAYSDGFRGTIYVDWIIFKSKAGAYDTVYTFNVEAGAKYDGNVDAVSLIETSAVPGDQEWKTVTRPKFATSTIRTSSFATASTLRAFMSNGMIHADFSVPVSGTVQVILRDLQGRKIHSGNIRAKAGMNRIKIGADYSGLMLLEVRQGANKLTSKVVCR from the coding sequence ATGACAAGGAAACTCAGGGAGAGATTAACGCTTAAAACAGGTATAGTATCTCTTGCCGTCTGTCTTTTGATAACCTTTTCGGTGCAGGCACAGGACCTTCTTCCGACAGCAAAATCCATTGCAGCAGAGATGGGTATTGCCTGGAATATAGGAAACAGCCTGGAGGTGCCGAAAGATCCTCTCCTGTGGGGAAACCCTCTGCCTTCCCAGAGGCTTATAGACTCGGTTAAAGCCGGCGGGTTTAAGACCATACGTATCCCCTGTGCATGGAATTCCCATGCAGATACAGTAAGTTGTGTTATCGATCCCAACTGGCTGGCTCAGGTCAAGACGGTAGTTGATTACTGCATAAAGGACAGTCTTTTTGTTATTCTTAACAGTCACTGGGACGGGGGCTGGCTTGAGGAGTGTGTTTCTGCAGACAAACAGGAAGAGGTTAACAGAAGACAGAATGCCTATTGGACACAGATTGCCAACTATTTTAAGGACTATGGACGTCACCTGCTCTTTGCCGGTACCAATGAACCGGCTGTACAGGATGTTTACGGTACCCCTTTTGGTGCTGACCGCATGGCAATCCTTAACTCTTATCATCAGACATTTATCAACGCGGTACGTGCCACAGGTGGAAACAATGCCTCTCGTACACTTGTTGTACAGGGCCCAAGAACCGACATAGAATTGACCAATCAGGTAATGAACACCATGCCCACAGATCAGATCGAGGGCAGACTAATGGCGGAAGTCCACTTCTATCCCTACCAGTTCGCACTTATGGAAAAGGATGAAGACTGGGGTAAGGTGTATTATTACTGGGGAAAGAACAATCTTTCCACTACCGATACTGAGCGTAATACCGGATGGTGTGATGAGAATTTTGTGGACTCTATGTTCAATTTTATGAAAACAAAATTTGTGGACAAGGATATCCCGGTTGTTATTGGAGAGTTTGGTGCGGTCAAGCGTATGACATTGACAGGAGAATCACTGGAGCGCCATATTCTTTCCAGGAGGATATTCTACAATTATGTTGTGTCTGCGGCCCTTAGCAGGGGGATGATCCCGGCTGCCTGGGATACCGGAGACAAGGGCAATCTTACCATGACAATTTTTGACCGTAAAACCGGTGAAATTTTTGATCTGGGCCTTCTTAACGCTATCCGTTCCGCCGCCGGGCTGCCAAAGCTTCCGGGAGATACCTCTCTGGTGAAGGTTGCGACAGGTGATTATTCCATGAAAGTTCTTTATTCCGCTGACACATCATTTGGACAGGTCCAGCTTACTGTTACAAAACAGGATATGACTCCCTATGATACAATCATAGTGCGTGCTTATGTAAACGGAGAAACCGATTATGATTCCGCCGGGGTTAGAAAGTTTGGATGGCTGGCACTGAGTGTTGTGACAATGTCTGATAACTGGACATGGCGGGAGGGGAGATTTGGTGCGATAACGATGAATAACTGGAAAGAGTACCGGATACCAATTCTGACCGATCAATCATTGAACGAGGATGCGCTTGTTCCTGCCAATCCGTCGAAGATAGATTTCCTGGCGCTTCAGGCTTATTCTGACGGGTTCAGGGGAACGATTTATGTAGATTGGATTATTTTCAAATCAAAAGCAGGTGCCTATGACACTGTTTACACATTTAATGTAGAGGCCGGTGCGAAGTATGATGGAAATGTTGATGCGGTCTCGCTGATTGAAACAAGTGCTGTTCCGGGCGATCAGGAGTGGAAAACTGTGACCAGACCCAAATTCGCAACATCCACAATACGGACATCTTCTTTCGCAACTGCCAGCACTCTTCGTGCATTCATGTCAAATGGCATGATACACGCGGATTTCAGTGTGCCTGTATCTGGAACAGTGCAGGTGATACTTAGGGATCTGCAGGGGAGAAAGATTCACTCCGGCAATATCCGAGCAAAAGCGGGAATGAACAGAATAAAAATCGGGGCTGATTACAGCGGATTGATGCTTCTTGAGGTACGTCAGGGGGCTAATAAATTAACAAGTAAAGTAGTCTGCCGGTAA
- a CDS encoding sialate O-acetylesterase translates to MMSMLKRSCILITIFICLLSRAEAEPDPNFFIFLCFGQSNMAGGAKPGDAFDCDTSSLKAQRVKVLAFTDCNEMSTACTNLKIERTHDQWYTAFPPYHNCSEGIGPSDYFGKTLLDSIREDIKIGFIPCALSGLSIKVFQKGSKETIPEYTRPVGVSSDAYGWMVKRCRIAQQSGVIKGILFHQGEADAGQSWWVNAAKGIFDSLKKDLGLGDIPIILGELLQAPGACCAGHNTHVHELAPKLPNCKVASSSGLAMRPNDQWKAHFDNEGMKELGRRFARAFLSLADENYVPRTGGVKVDRKRVISVKDLASLEKIAVIYSLDGRMVYRTGIDDGVSGKVKTGQIYIVKQKTSGNRASVVLVR, encoded by the coding sequence ATGATGTCGATGCTTAAAAGAAGCTGCATCCTTATTACGATATTTATTTGTTTATTGTCCCGGGCGGAGGCGGAACCGGACCCCAATTTCTTCATCTTTCTCTGTTTCGGACAGTCAAATATGGCTGGGGGAGCGAAACCGGGTGATGCTTTCGACTGTGATACATCATCGCTTAAGGCCCAGCGTGTAAAAGTGCTGGCCTTTACAGACTGCAACGAAATGTCTACTGCCTGTACGAACCTGAAAATTGAGCGCACACATGATCAGTGGTATACTGCTTTTCCTCCATACCATAACTGCAGTGAGGGGATCGGGCCATCGGACTATTTCGGTAAAACTCTCCTGGATTCGATCCGTGAGGACATCAAAATAGGTTTTATTCCATGTGCTTTATCAGGACTGTCCATAAAGGTTTTTCAAAAAGGGTCAAAGGAAACTATTCCAGAATATACCCGTCCTGTGGGAGTAAGCAGTGATGCGTATGGATGGATGGTCAAGCGATGCAGAATCGCACAGCAATCCGGAGTGATAAAGGGAATTCTGTTTCATCAGGGGGAAGCCGATGCCGGGCAATCCTGGTGGGTAAATGCGGCAAAGGGAATTTTTGACAGCCTGAAGAAGGATCTGGGGCTTGGTGATATTCCCATAATTTTGGGAGAACTGCTTCAGGCTCCGGGGGCCTGCTGTGCCGGTCACAATACGCATGTTCACGAGCTTGCTCCAAAGTTGCCTAATTGTAAAGTCGCGTCATCATCGGGCCTTGCTATGAGACCCAATGATCAATGGAAGGCGCATTTTGACAATGAGGGGATGAAGGAGCTGGGCAGGCGTTTTGCCAGGGCTTTCCTCTCTCTTGCGGATGAAAACTATGTTCCCCGTACAGGAGGGGTCAAAGTGGACAGAAAGAGAGTAATCTCTGTGAAAGATCTGGCTTCTTTGGAAAAAATCGCGGTTATATATTCACTCGACGGGCGCATGGTTTACCGGACAGGTATAGATGACGGCGTTTCAGGAAAGGTCAAGACCGGACAAATCTATATAGTAAAGCAAAAGACATCCGGCAACAGAGCATCGGTAGTTTTAGTCCGGTAA
- a CDS encoding family 43 glycosylhydrolase, producing the protein MKKTISTLLVLFLSTSLFSESVVKLSGTVTKTGGGPLRDVTVTLKNEPGISAKTGNDGRFLLESDVTPVFRETAPEASPVKFNIKSTGLSVSLASTGGGTIMIFAANGKRTFSESFTGSETSQIITLNSFVPGFSIVNINVNGKTYACSVLRVGNSLHFKNGSSNSARGEKHTIAKRSETVDTLIATKSGYREKKVPVSVYIDSNLTVTMDSAGVCTPPGPGTSKSNPIFTDVYTADPACMVDNCTFYIACGHDQGTRGFDLREWYLLKSTDMVNWTRTTPMKLNTFSWTNANAWAGHMIKGLNGKYYWYVPINDIVYSSDRMAIGVAVADSPEGPWSDALGKPLINDALEMSTWNITNIDQTPHTIDPAVFIDDDGQAYLVYGGFWTMVTVKLNSDMISLGGALKKNTPPSFFEAPYLIKRNGTYYLIYAHGAANPTKIGYATSNSPMGPWNYRGIILDQMPKAAGQDEPTNHAGVAEFAGQWYIVYHISNGPNGGGTYKRMVCIDKMEFNSDGTIKKVTPSSALTF; encoded by the coding sequence ATGAAAAAAACAATAAGCACTCTACTGGTGCTCTTTCTCAGCACGAGTCTGTTTTCAGAATCAGTTGTAAAGCTTTCCGGAACCGTTACAAAAACCGGCGGCGGTCCATTAAGGGACGTCACAGTTACCCTGAAAAATGAACCGGGCATTTCTGCAAAAACAGGCAACGATGGCAGGTTCCTGCTGGAGTCAGATGTTACACCGGTATTCAGGGAGACAGCACCGGAGGCATCTCCGGTAAAATTCAATATTAAAAGTACCGGACTTTCAGTTTCACTGGCATCCACAGGCGGCGGAACTATTATGATATTTGCGGCCAATGGTAAAAGAACTTTTTCCGAAAGTTTTACAGGTTCTGAAACTTCACAAATCATTACTTTAAATTCTTTTGTTCCCGGGTTCAGTATTGTTAACATAAACGTGAACGGAAAAACTTATGCCTGTTCGGTTCTGCGGGTTGGTAACAGCCTGCATTTTAAAAATGGCTCTTCCAATTCTGCCCGCGGCGAAAAACATACAATTGCCAAAAGATCAGAAACAGTTGATACGCTCATAGCCACAAAGAGCGGATACCGGGAAAAAAAGGTCCCGGTTTCAGTTTATATCGACTCGAACCTTACTGTTACGATGGACAGTGCGGGAGTGTGCACTCCGCCCGGACCGGGGACAAGCAAGAGCAACCCGATCTTCACGGATGTATATACTGCAGATCCGGCATGCATGGTTGATAATTGTACTTTCTACATCGCCTGCGGTCATGACCAGGGGACAAGGGGATTTGACCTGCGGGAATGGTATCTGCTCAAGAGTACCGATATGGTCAACTGGACCAGGACCACGCCCATGAAACTGAATACCTTCTCATGGACTAACGCAAATGCCTGGGCAGGACACATGATAAAAGGACTTAATGGAAAGTACTACTGGTATGTACCGATCAATGATATCGTTTACAGCAGTGACAGGATGGCAATCGGTGTTGCTGTTGCAGACAGTCCCGAGGGGCCGTGGAGTGATGCTCTGGGTAAGCCGCTTATCAATGATGCTCTTGAGATGAGCACATGGAATATTACCAATATCGACCAGACTCCTCATACGATTGATCCGGCAGTTTTTATCGATGATGATGGCCAGGCGTATCTTGTTTACGGTGGTTTCTGGACTATGGTAACAGTAAAGCTCAATTCTGACATGATTTCGCTTGGGGGGGCACTGAAAAAGAATACTCCCCCCAGTTTTTTCGAGGCGCCATATTTGATAAAGCGTAATGGTACCTATTATCTGATCTACGCTCATGGCGCTGCAAATCCCACCAAAATTGGCTATGCCACCTCCAACAGCCCGATGGGCCCATGGAATTACAGAGGAATTATCCTTGATCAGATGCCTAAAGCGGCAGGTCAGGATGAACCCACTAATCATGCAGGTGTTGCTGAGTTTGCGGGTCAGTGGTATATCGTTTACCACATAAGCAACGGTCCCAATGGAGGAGGAACATACAAACGGATGGTGTGCATTGACAAGATGGAATTTAACAGCGACGGGACAATAAAGAAGGTTACTCCAAGTTCGGCACTGACATTTTAA
- a CDS encoding LamG domain-containing protein, protein MNKARFFPGGFSALMVIVQTLFFSSGAQTISNSHFSINIGSHGEISSFQITGDMYPTNYVMNATNSPDQNTSDHQWVGELLFSYRVGSGNWIEASTNRSADVRRKSQNGNQITVTYNNSANSDGIRNFELTERYSLVEDYVLWEITLKNTGNQDIVFADIGLPLPFNEKWLQSNDVIYETRTLAHSHVAQNSSYMRITRPSGRGKFLLMIPDASTGAGFEYRDVWEGTHHPGSAWAIDTAGRSNWRDRYKYPKGLHVYYIHSDRIKSLGRGYLPNTSLTLSPGLSKTYAFKFFAVENEQAMRETIYKEGLVDVTVVPGMIVSTDMTVKAALRTTKTINSVTAEFPGETTVSPGEAKSGDYHIYQLKFSRLGPNDIVVNYGENEKTTLQFNVIEPPGAAIQRHSTFLVEKQQWNSPGMLQDKVFDDWLMEKKQKRNVFNGYWGWGDDWGYVKGLFLAWKNVYNPVISEINAVDQYLETAIWNRLMRNTHNSYLIYDFLMPEPNTTPTYRGYAYPHIYNTYFAMYQIAKLHSDIVQTIHPPQTYLLRCYNILNAQYGQGVAYNWDTGVMGEQTTPEIIAALQAEGLTTQANRVIEIMRTKYNNFRSNPYPFGSEYSYDNTGEEAIYTLARMNDNTNMMGQINAKTRACRGNSPLWYYYAVPITICGEAWWQFQYTVALAGYAMNDWMLNHSSTPELDARLAYAAKIANLAHINSGQINSDPDNLGAAAWTYQAALGPNYIGTVQMKDGGKLQNGWRNLDGEAQLGFWGAIRILSADIVDDPVFGLYGYGCDIERSGSNLVITPKDGICKRLNMVSKKLSVELDQDQYTKAVIGENSDYIELTLRNLKRTVHKTNIGIKGLSPAAYNVIADGQVQNSFNASAGEVSRVSIQTGTAESYSVKIRNASIGVLNLPCHRSFSMSRLGSSFIIRGPLEAAGNVSLRIFNVKGEVVAEFKDIAGGKVFWSAKSGGTYVAQLMSGSKVLVTSKFMNLR, encoded by the coding sequence ATGAATAAAGCACGCTTTTTTCCCGGTGGATTCTCTGCTTTGATGGTGATTGTTCAGACACTCTTTTTCAGTTCCGGCGCCCAGACTATCTCAAACAGTCACTTCTCAATTAACATCGGAAGCCATGGGGAGATCTCCTCGTTTCAGATTACAGGTGACATGTATCCAACCAACTATGTCATGAATGCCACAAACAGCCCTGATCAGAACACCTCTGATCACCAGTGGGTCGGTGAGCTTCTATTTTCCTACAGAGTGGGTTCGGGCAACTGGATCGAGGCATCTACAAACAGATCTGCCGACGTGAGGCGCAAGAGCCAGAATGGAAACCAGATAACTGTCACATACAACAATTCTGCAAACAGTGACGGGATAAGAAATTTCGAACTGACAGAAAGATATTCGCTGGTGGAAGACTATGTTCTCTGGGAGATAACGTTGAAAAACACAGGCAACCAGGATATTGTCTTTGCAGATATCGGCCTGCCGCTGCCATTCAATGAGAAATGGCTGCAGAGTAATGATGTGATATATGAGACACGGACACTGGCTCATTCGCATGTGGCTCAGAACAGCTCTTATATGCGGATAACAAGACCAAGCGGCAGGGGCAAATTTCTTCTGATGATTCCTGATGCCAGTACCGGAGCTGGATTTGAATACAGGGATGTCTGGGAGGGAACTCATCACCCGGGAAGTGCCTGGGCAATCGATACAGCCGGCCGTTCCAACTGGAGAGACCGCTATAAGTATCCCAAAGGCCTGCATGTTTACTATATCCATTCCGACAGGATCAAATCTCTGGGAAGGGGATATCTGCCAAATACCTCTTTGACTCTCTCTCCGGGTTTGTCAAAGACTTACGCCTTCAAGTTTTTCGCAGTCGAGAACGAGCAGGCTATGAGGGAAACGATTTACAAAGAGGGACTGGTGGATGTTACCGTGGTTCCGGGTATGATTGTGTCTACAGATATGACAGTTAAAGCAGCATTGAGGACAACTAAAACGATCAACTCCGTTACAGCAGAGTTTCCCGGTGAGACCACTGTTTCACCTGGTGAAGCAAAATCCGGCGACTATCACATCTATCAATTGAAATTTTCCCGTCTGGGGCCGAATGATATCGTAGTGAACTATGGTGAGAATGAGAAAACCACTCTCCAGTTCAATGTTATCGAGCCTCCGGGGGCGGCAATCCAGAGACACTCAACGTTTCTGGTCGAGAAACAGCAGTGGAATTCCCCCGGGATGCTTCAGGACAAAGTCTTTGATGACTGGTTGATGGAGAAGAAGCAGAAGAGGAATGTGTTTAACGGCTACTGGGGTTGGGGTGATGACTGGGGATATGTAAAGGGGCTGTTTCTTGCCTGGAAAAATGTTTACAATCCCGTAATATCGGAAATCAATGCTGTTGATCAGTATCTTGAAACAGCTATATGGAACAGGCTGATGCGTAACACTCATAACTCTTACCTCATCTATGATTTCCTCATGCCTGAACCAAATACCACTCCAACCTATCGCGGCTATGCTTATCCCCATATTTATAACACCTATTTTGCGATGTATCAGATTGCAAAGCTGCATTCAGATATTGTCCAGACAATACATCCTCCGCAGACCTATCTTCTCAGGTGTTACAATATCCTTAATGCCCAGTATGGTCAGGGGGTTGCCTATAACTGGGACACAGGAGTCATGGGGGAGCAGACTACCCCTGAGATCATTGCTGCTCTGCAGGCTGAGGGGCTTACCACTCAGGCTAACCGGGTAATTGAAATCATGAGGACCAAATACAATAATTTTCGCAGTAACCCTTATCCGTTCGGTTCGGAATACAGCTACGATAATACCGGTGAAGAAGCTATCTATACGCTTGCCAGGATGAACGACAACACGAATATGATGGGGCAGATAAACGCAAAAACCAGGGCCTGCAGGGGAAATTCTCCTTTGTGGTACTATTATGCTGTTCCGATCACTATCTGCGGTGAAGCATGGTGGCAGTTTCAGTACACTGTGGCGCTGGCAGGATATGCAATGAATGACTGGATGTTGAACCACTCAAGCACCCCGGAACTCGACGCCCGTCTTGCTTATGCCGCAAAAATTGCAAACCTCGCACATATAAACTCCGGTCAGATCAATTCCGATCCGGATAATCTGGGTGCTGCAGCATGGACCTATCAGGCTGCACTGGGTCCAAACTACATAGGCACGGTACAGATGAAAGACGGCGGGAAACTGCAGAACGGATGGCGGAACCTGGATGGAGAAGCGCAGTTGGGGTTCTGGGGAGCGATAAGAATTCTGAGCGCCGATATAGTTGACGATCCGGTATTCGGACTTTACGGGTACGGATGTGACATTGAGAGAAGCGGATCGAACCTTGTTATCACGCCGAAAGATGGAATCTGCAAGCGTCTCAATATGGTTTCAAAAAAGCTCTCTGTTGAGCTGGATCAGGATCAGTACACAAAGGCTGTTATCGGGGAAAACAGCGATTACATCGAGTTGACACTCAGAAACCTCAAAAGAACCGTCCATAAGACAAACATCGGGATAAAGGGGCTCTCCCCGGCTGCTTACAATGTAATTGCAGATGGTCAGGTGCAGAATTCATTCAATGCTTCTGCAGGAGAAGTATCGAGGGTGAGTATTCAAACCGGAACTGCTGAAAGCTACAGTGTAAAAATTCGGAATGCCTCTATCGGTGTGCTCAATCTTCCCTGCCACAGGAGTTTCTCGATGAGCCGTTTAGGCAGCAGTTTCATTATAAGAGGTCCTCTGGAGGCTGCCGGGAATGTCTCTCTGCGGATATTCAATGTCAAAGGAGAGGTGGTTGCTGAGTTTAAGGACATCGCCGGTGGAAAGGTTTTCTGGTCAGCCAAAAGCGGGGGCACATACGTTGCTCAGTTGATGAGCGGCAGCAAGGTGCTTGTGACCAGTAAATTCATGAACCTGAGGTGA
- a CDS encoding LysE family translocator: MEQTVLQQLLSICAIAGAIAAGAVSPGPSFILVARTSVSFSRSAGLAAALGMGVGGATYATAALVGLNSIFTAVPQVYMAFKIAGGLYLAILGLRIWRNSSKPFDSTVTSDKENSKNAFLLGLGTQLSNPKAAVVYASVFTALLPGIYSLTLAIILVAVIFAIETGWYSIVAVSLSSQKARGTYLRSRKWIDRLAGGCVTALGVKLLISFSQK, from the coding sequence ATGGAACAGACCGTTTTACAGCAGCTACTCTCTATTTGTGCAATTGCAGGGGCAATTGCGGCAGGGGCGGTCAGTCCCGGACCCAGTTTCATACTGGTTGCACGCACTTCAGTTTCCTTTTCACGTTCTGCCGGTCTGGCGGCTGCACTGGGTATGGGCGTTGGCGGAGCAACGTATGCCACAGCAGCTCTGGTTGGACTCAACAGTATCTTTACTGCCGTTCCACAGGTCTATATGGCGTTTAAAATTGCAGGAGGGCTCTATCTTGCGATTCTGGGGCTCAGGATCTGGAGAAATTCATCAAAGCCATTCGATTCAACTGTCACTTCCGATAAAGAAAACAGCAAAAATGCATTTTTACTGGGTCTCGGGACACAATTGAGTAATCCAAAAGCCGCGGTAGTTTACGCAAGTGTTTTTACCGCACTTCTTCCAGGGATTTATTCTTTGACACTTGCTATTATCCTGGTGGCTGTAATTTTTGCCATCGAGACAGGATGGTACTCGATAGTAGCAGTGAGTCTATCATCACAAAAGGCCCGAGGGACCTATTTGCGTTCCAGGAAATGGATTGACCGTCTTGCGGGCGGATGCGTTACCGCTCTCGGAGTCAAACTGCTAATCTCATTCAGTCAAAAATAA